In Biomphalaria glabrata chromosome 8, xgBioGlab47.1, whole genome shotgun sequence, the genomic window cacatgacaccctcataaactgtaggccacaaaaacagatgatcttaacatcatctgccctatggaccacaaggtctgaaaggggaactttacttttaataaaagttatacTTACCAGTGACAGTTTCTCATGGAGAGTGTAGAAATCCTCCAAAGTTCTAGAGATTGCCCAACCTTCTGAGGAAGTGCTGATTAAATGTGGGCTATCCTCATCTTCACTAGACAAGGACACTAAGATAACAAACTGGGGAGTCTTGCGATCTTCTTCTGTTGTTATGATCTAAACAAAGACATTTGAGtttaagtattttataattTGGACATTGTAAATGTTATTATCTAAACAAATACATGAGATTTTCTTTAAGTGGTATAGTAATCTGGACATTAAACAGCTTAGTATCATTAAGGGGTATATATAAAATAACGATAACTTATTGTAAAAATGACTAATTTGACAAGAAATATTTACAGAGGCATCATAGATATGTGCACTCCAGTGTCCAATGTTGTCTATCCACTTCTGTGTTCTGGCTATGTGTTTCTCTAATGCAAGTTTATCTTCTTTTAGAGTTGCCAACTCTCGCTCCATATCTTCCTGAACTTTCTTCAGCTGTCAAAAATAGAAAAATCAAGAAAGAATCAGAAAACACACCCATAGAATTAAAATGACATTACGACAGGATGACTGCAAATAATgtgatatttgtttataaactaatgcaatttggtaaatgatttatgtaaattaaaaacagtAGCAGaccttatcttatgaaatacagactttattttaaaaaaagaagatgattaaatTCTACCCAATTTCctgggtcaatctagtcatgcatgttaaccaatgacctaaattctgccaagtcattggttttcctggctgactcaggcaacccattccatgctcaaaaacattagggaagaaggagcatttgtacaaatggataaaaaagcaataaaattcTGTCatagatctttttaaaaatctattttattaaagttctggttctttctttttttttttttttcttttaacaattCCTGTTTTCtgcttgcaaattcttcattgGAAATGGTCAGAAACTGTCAAAACCAGAACATGGGTCTCGAAAATGGCTTTAataattttcctagaaatgtgatgatgtatatctttggttaaagaattactagctaattggtcAAACTGattgttttagaaatattaaCTTCTAAAATTTAATCTGGTCTAGACAATCTTTAGATTGAACAAACATAGTGGGTATTCCTGCTGTCttcattaaagagttaaataaataagcaGATGTCCAGGAGCATTTTGCACTTTACCACTAAGTCACCACGTCATTCTTGTTTTAGAAAACCAACAAATTATTAGCACAAATGGACAAATGAACtagatgttattttttttaatttttgtgaaAGCTTCTTTCTTTTAAATCCTGCTAATTGGTTTGATTTAAATATCTATGTATTTACTTTGGATCCACTTTCCAGTTTGTGAGATGACTTCTGTGCACTGAGTGCTCTCATCTTGTTTGTAATCTTACTGTCAATTGCTCTGAGTCTTTGCTGGGCATGGTAGGACTGACCAGCCATTAAACTGTCTTCCATATCTCCAATAGTATCAGACTCTAGGAACAACTCCTCTGAAAGAAATGGACACAGTATATAAGAACCTTAGGagaaaatacaaagaaatgtataaaatattatcAATTGGTGGGACAGTCCCAAAATACCAGCAGAGTCTGGGGGGCACACGAGTCACGTCCTTAGTGGAAGCCTGCCAGGTCTGAACAAGCTATTGTAGCACAGTACCTGATGGTCTACAGTCTTGTTTCATATCTCACATGGTTCAGGTCAAGTTTTGTCTCACGGTGCCCCCACTGTGGGGAGAAAGAGGAAACCATGTCTCATACTCTTTTTGACTgctccagacttgctgatcCCTGCAGCTAAAGGTCTGTGAAGCCACAAGTTCTTGATCTGCATGGTGACTTAAGTGCATTATGCATGCacaacagcagggtttctgtccagggcttttgcaagagaggattagAGCTTCTGAATCCGCAACTGGAGTTGATGATGATCAATAGGTGGATAGGgtctttgttttaattttgttataatttttttaaaccaaattttattttaataaataagacTTAGACTGCTTTATttatccttatggaaatttgttgtgattacaaaatgcaaataaaatattataattttgttgAATTCAAGTGTTGTACAATTTTAGTGTGAATTTCACCTACCAGACGTGGCAGATTCCTCCTCAGAAGTAAGAGAGTCTGTAACACTGGCAGACAACTGATGGTAAGTCTCACTCACTATGAAGGAAGGGTAGTAGTGTTCTTCCAAGTAGTTCTGTACAATTTTCTGCCCTGACACAAAGGCTTCATGACCCTGGAGAGGAAAATAAAGTTACTCAAAATTCACAAATTCATTTCAAGCAGCTGGAggactgcctggtcatgtggtatgcactctggagTGTTGTCTCATGTCACTTTTCAGGGCTCtcaacaaacacaactcagctcaagtTAGGATTTGAACTTAAGCCCGCAGGTAGCTAAGCAATTCATGCTACTCGGCCACAGATATATGTTATAAAATCAAcgcaagaaaatatttttaagcagTAGCTGATAACGTCTAGGTTtcacatgttccttcagaaatgaagattattacctcCTAGACCAAAATTATAGCAGGGCAGCAGGAAAGGGGGCAGGTCAGGGTTCAAACCTGAGAGGTTCTTGATGTTCAAGTAAAGgtttccctttcaaaccttcAGATCTATGGGGGACATAGCTCATTACACTCATCTGCTCTGTGGCTGATGGTAATAACCATGGCCAGCACCTTGACCAACCCTCTTTACTCTCCCAACATACCTcagtagagttgggtggactcaggagtgTCCTAAAATTCCTAAAGTTCAAAATATAAGTATTTGACAGGTTTCAAAACTCAAGAGCCCTCAATTTGGAGACCAAGCAAGTTAATGCTAAGCCAACATGACCCCCTGCTCATGATAAGCTGTATTCATATAgttcatttataaataaaattgttagcATAAAAGAAAAGATGTACTATTCAAACCATAATAGTTATTCTCGATGGGAATAATAACAAACCTATCTATTACAaaagtttgcttaaaaataagCACTATAATAAAAGggcacaaaaaagtaaagtttccctttcagactatgtgatctatagggcagatgaggtaaaggtcatctgtttctatggcccacagttaacgagggtgtcatgtggcaagcataacgacctttacttttccccaactaatgtcaggtaccctttaaaactgggtggactcagaggcaccctaaagatacCGGGAACAAAAATTGTTATAAACTGTAAAATACTAAATTGAGTAAATAATTTCTTCTTGTCTGTTACAAAGTCTTGAGATGTCCAGAAAACGGCTAACTATTTACAAGACATTATTGGAAAGGAcataaaaaagggaaaaataCTTTGTCTCCGCGTAAAAATTCCTCCATTCCTTTGAGAATCGTCTTATCCACTTTGACGAGAGAGGAGCTACTAACTATATACTGCTGGTAGAGATCACTGGCTACTTGGTGACGTTGGTCCTGGAAAATATAGAGTGTTTGTAAGCACTGCAGTTTGAAAAGTAGACTATTAATAGGACACAGACATCACAACATAAAAGTTGGCAATAGTATTACTGCCATTCAACTGTGTTGGTGATTACAAAGTTATAGGGTATAACCATAAATATACATTATTACTACATTGCTTTTTTATAGTCCACCTCTCATGCATAGCAGTGTGCgttggtccaatctcttgtgGACCTGTGATGTGAGGGAGTATccgggagaaggtttctgtgctgcctttaggagaTCAGCAAATACATCTGAATTTGTTGGAATTTGAGCTTTAGCAGTTTAAACCGCTTTGTGTCTTATAGGGAAGCGAGCTCCCTTTACAAGTTTCTTACTAcactaaatgtttaaaaaaaaaaaaggatacatgCAGTTGATGATTTCCCTAATCTAATGATAAATAATTATCTTATATACTACAGATCTTAGTTCAAATGAGAAGATGATTATGGCAATAGAGTGCAGGtcttccattaaaaaaaatgttttttttacctttgatGTTCCTTTCAGTTTTTCCACAGCAATCCAGAATCTGTAAAGAGCCAGAGTCATAATTCAATAAGAACAATCAACCATTTCTCAAGtcagaacaaaactaaatatgaaaaagtaaacatgtttaagtgaaaacaaaactaaatatgaaAAAGTAAACGTGTTTaagtgaaaacaaaactaaatatgaaaaagtaaacaagcttaagtgaaaacaaaactaaatatgaaAAGTAAACATGTTTaagtgaaaacaaaactaaacatgaaaagtaaacatatttaagtgaaaacaaaactaaatatgaaATCTTGTGAATCTTGGATGCTGactacagaactagagaggaatATCCTAGCAATGGCATTGGGAAGCTACAGAAatatcctaggtatcacattcaaagaccacatcacaaatgaaaagattagagacaggattagttcagaccacatcacaaacgaaaagattagagacaggattagttCAGACCACAtcaaaatgaagagattagagacaggattagttCAGCGTTCAGAGCCCATGATGATCTGCTAACTActctaaacaaacacaaactgaaaCTTTATGGCCAAATCACAATGTCCTCAGGGCTCACAAAAaccttccttcggggaacagtaccagtaAAAAGAAGAAGCGACACACAGAGAaagcaacataaaagaatggacggacatgtcattgaaagagattctatccaagtcaaaagacagagaggaatggagatggTAAACAGatgttgtgtggtgccccaatggtccaacagactgagACAGGTGAAAGTGAAACATTAAGTCAGaacaaaattttatataaaaagtaaacatgtttaagtgaaaacaaaaattaatattaacagtaaTATAGATATAAGCAATGAAAGAGCTTTACACTACCAAATTAATGGCATATTTGAGTGATCTAGCATGaacaaattttataaataaatttgtgtttttcaaatgtaaaggtgaacaataataaaaaatgttttacccCAAATAAGACTCAGCaccttctttctttaaaaatttcataaaataatCTCTGAATTGTGGCATTTCCATTATGACAGTGAAGGAGAATaactgaagaaataaaaaaaaaaacccagtacaTATCAAggctaaaacataaatatatttttaaaaaaatcaacaaaaaacgAGTGTCttttagctatttaaaaaatttagtagCTTTTAGCTATAATCAGGGAggattggaggggggggggggtgaatgcaaaagttctcttttttcttttcaaggaaAAATAATCTGTTGCACCTCCATTGTAGCCataaattgatatttaatttttaatcaaGTAATAACTACATTCCTAAcaattctttaaaattttaatcatttattaaGTCAAGTCGCTCGTCATCATTTTCTTAATAggatttttgaaaatgttttcatgAAAGGTATCTGCAgctagatcaatttaaaatgttatcCCATTCTAGTCTCTACTTCTCTATCTAATGTCAGAACTATCCAATTTCTTGAGACATGTACCATCATTCTGATCACATCTTTTGTCTGAACAAAACAGGCCCGCTACAAGAAGTTCAGCATGAGATGTGTTGTTACCTGTCTTTGAACCAAACTGCTAGTAGACAACTAATCAGTTGTtggcgtaatatatcttaactaataaaacttaaataacttgaataaattCCTTTTgtcaacaaaactaaatagaacttgaTTTAtactatagacaaaatcaacttgtgatcaaatgaaataactgtagtagacttcagtaataatatttcttaacaaaatctaactcattaCAATGACACAACCTTTCAGTTTAATTGTTCTGGAGTGGTCTCCACTAAGACTAAGTGACGATaacgccacctatgttgcataaTTCACAACCAATCCCTAacttcttcccaccgtcactatataaacacacacacacacacactccataacaagatGATTTTATGAAACATCATCTGGTAGAGCACTTTTTCATGTAACAGCCCTCTTCTGGAGTGACATTATCATGCACATACAGCTCAATGTTGATCAGAGAAGGGGGCATAACTCTCCTTTTTAAAAGTCTTACCCGCCAATCAAGTTTTTATCATACAATTCAGGAGGAAGTGGTCAGGAAATAATTTAAAGACATTATAGGGCAGTCAATACAATCAAGGCAtgtataaacaataaaaaatattaaaaaattaaagaaaaaaaacaaagcttataatgaGCATGATTgcttaattagtttggatcattcaaataattaaatttgtaatgttTCTACAGTCTCATCCTATTTTTCAGGGTTGTGTTCACTAAGGCTTAGACgatgacctataaaggggactaattcagctaatACCACCAATTCAGTCAAATTCTTTCAtatgttcaagataccaaacaaaataatttattatcaaaagttaactaattggttaatatttttttattgattattttgttgtcaggtaaaagaatgattgtgctaaatttcagctagatccgagattaggtgtgggagaaatcatgtGTACAAACCAggaagagttgatataagctttgtaaagaaagAATAGTATGATTAAGAGAATGAAGATTACTGCTTCTTCTGGAAACTCCTTTAGAAAAAGTCCCAATTAGAAATATGGCAAAGAAATAGTTGGCTGTGTATGAAATTATGTTACTGAAGAAATATATATGTTACTCAACATAGATGTGACAAATAACTTTTAAATCTCTCTCCTACCTTTTGACCAGGAAGCTCTTCCTCTTTCACTGAAGAGTTTGGTGAGGCTTCAAATATGGAGCCTCCAAGGGAGATTATGCGTTTTTCACAAAGCTGCTTGGCTACATTTAgctgaaatacatttaaaactaaTCTCATTATGACTTTCTATTCACAGTACCAATGACTACTTGTTAAGTCAAGGAAATGTGGCAAATATAGTGAATGTGGTGCAAATGTGGTACATAAAGTAAATGGGGCAATCAATGTAAATGtggtaaaaatgtaaatatggtTATTAATGTAAATGGTCTACGAAATGTAAATTGGGTAAGTAATGTAAATAGGGTAAGAATGCAAATGTGAGTGTAACATTGAAACTTGATTGTACATCAATAATAAAAGAATATCTTatgatcttaaaaaaaacaaaaaaacttacctGATTTTTGTAACGTTCAAGATTTCTCGCTTTAAGAAGCTGTCCTTTATTTGTACCTTTTGGGGCCACATCTTTATCTGGTGAATAATATTAAATTCAGttattagaattatttattggGAAACTACATTGCTAGACTATTgggagttcccctttcagaccatgcaatctatagggcagatgatgttaaggtcttctgtttctttgaccaatggTTAAAGAGCagagtgtcatgtagccagcacaaggaccaaccgcctttactttccccaacttaagccAATAGAGTTCAGTAGTTCAGCAGTCAAGCCCTTTTTTAACCACTCATACACCAAGCCCCCAGCCTATCGGGAAGTACATCTTTAATGTAGAATAATGGTGAATACTTTTGTTCAACATTTATTAGCTTttgagaaaaaacatttttttttcaatgaatttcaaaaaaaaattgcttggaTTCATAACTGACACACCCTGTTACAAAAAGTTATAATGACATTTAATTTCTATAATAATGTTACTTCAAAAGCTTAAAAATTGTAATCTTAAGTTGTAAAAAACTTCAACACTCCAGCAGGAATGGCTCACCTGTATTGagaccttgttgtttttttaatgcattgatTGCTGAGGCTTGGAGTATTTCTGAGATAATGTGGTATCTGTTACAAGAACACAAAACAAGAGAGTTCAAGAGTACTGTAGTCTGACACTAATTCATGTATTAAGGACAGCTTAAACCCTATTTTTAAGGAATCTGGacaaaaatgttgaatttgtacaaatgattctataataaaattccCTACAATTCtatgtatttaaaactatttaaatattttaaattatattttaaaaatatttttaaaagagctCATTAATTATGGCAAAAAATTCAAAAGAGcatagcttttattttttaacagattttcataattgtattaattttttattaatttatactaATCTGTTCagaattaaaatatgaataagaACAATGAAAAGATAAATGATTTACATCAGTCTAAATAATTCAAACCagaaaaaaatttgtttcaatCATGTATTTCAATTTAGGGGGCTTAAGCTGTCCTTAAGCCAAAAGCTTTGAAAATCTTATGACATTTAGTTTTCTGAgagtttaaataaatgtatcttGGGGaatgaaagaaacagaaaattgTTAGTTAGAAATCCTGTTGGAATGAGTGTCCATTCTTCTTCTACCAGCTTTTTAATTACCAtgcatataatttaaaacaaaaagagagaaacacTAATAGATAAGAACTTTATACAAGACTTTCTTCTTAACATGTACTTTTACCGGTGTGATTGAATCAAGAATATATCATAATTGCCATCcttgttagtttaattttattactttGGTAAAAATAAAGGATTATTAAGaaatgatctaaaaaaaaataatacttgaaattaaaaaaaaagaacttgatTGATTTACTGCTTAGTTGGGTTTTTAGTCTAAACCAGTTTATTTccatttcttttgttatacATCTTGTAGGCttacaacaataaataaaagtcCAAATTTAGAATGTTTGACTGACTAAAGCTACTTTAAAAGAGCCCAGTTATTCTGTCCCTTCCACTGTCCATGTAAACATCAATAAACATCAATACTATGAAAAGTAGAAATCTATCCTGTGAGAAGTAGACATAAATCCTGTGAGGATTACGGACTACACGATTTTCACCTCATTTGTTTCAAGTCAGTGATTGAATCTGAAGATTTGATCTTCTTTATGAAGCCCTCATACGTGGCTGAGTACATGTATGTTCTCTTTGTGTCTGCGTACAACTTCTCTCTGTACGCCATGTAGTCCAACAATTTCTGATTGATAAAGTCTGGATCACACAGCAGATCAATGGTAGGCTTCAAAACTAGGATGGAACAGAAAGTCAGAAGATTATTCAAATGGGTTTTTAAAGCAGAATGATTTAAGTCAGAAGATTATTAAAATGGGTTCTTAAAGCAGAATTATTTAAGTTAGAAGATTATTCCAATTGGTTTTTAAACCAGGATGATTTAGGTCAAAAGATTATTCTAATGGGTTTTTAAAGCAGAATGATTTAAGTCAAAAAATTATTCCCATGAGTTTTTAAAGCAGAATGATTTAAGCCAGAAGATTATTCCTATGAGTTTTTAAAGCAGGATGATTTAAGTCAGAAGATTATTATTAAGAGCTTTTAAAGCAGGATGAACCAagtaaaaatggaaataaatattacCAGAACATGCAATAATTTCCCTGAGTAAATGTCGAAGTGGGGCACAAGTGGCGTAAGGTGGAGACAACAACAACAGTAGTAGAGTTTCCGACACATTTCTCAGACAGCTCAGCTCCTTCTCCTCTTCTTTCAGCCAGGAATGCAGGAGAAACTGTTTAAAATCCTCCTCTGATTTGTCCAATTTATTTCTGAATAACACAAACCACAACTTGTAAATAGGCAGGAAGCATAATAGTGTAAGTAGTTAAGAAATATCAAGTTATAAGTGggcacacacaaaataaattatttgattggcaaaaatttcaaaattaaaatacaacacAAATCTCTTAAGTATTgagaacaaaatttaaaataacggTATAAACATTATTTCCGCTTACTTTTTTGCTAGtcgaatatttttaaaatgctggTTTAGACAGTCAAGCACATCTTGGGACAAAAAACGTACAAGATCTATTTCAGACAATCTTCTGCTGACCTTGTCTATAACCTTCCACATTTCAACTCTGAaaattagttgtttgtttttttaaatatgaaaaccATTGGTTTAATATAGCTATTTATTATCAATTGtaatgaattttaaataaaaaatatattttcagaaATTGTATAGCACAAATATTATGCTACAGCATGCTCTGGTCCAATCTTTTGTGGGAGGAAGGGGTTAAAGTGTTGTCTTTTGGCACTTAGCGTACACAACtctgattaattaattaaacattcTTTGAGTACATTTTGATTTAAACTGGAGCCTCAAGAGGTTGATATCCCTCAGACATAATTGTACTCGTGGCTACATCAAAACCCTGCACACAAccacttctttttcttcttctagccagctttttgatgctgagctgtgagctcttttgcagattgtgccaaggaaaaatagtgcgctgttctcttcagttgttcagcactgccatacagagtgttggttatgttggactgtagtggtagtaggggcTGCATAAACTGAATTTAGATGGGGCATTCAAAGAGTATATGGTTTACAATTTCATAAGGGTGAGCACAGTGTCTAAAAAGGGGTAGTTGGTACACACCCACCATAACATTGTT contains:
- the LOC106050480 gene encoding sorting nexin-25-like isoform X1 gives rise to the protein MRPGRHLKVSVVIYWAEEANTDVMNQVHYVALSVGVVLLSIIFYCGWMWNFLWIIFHIIIFSLGFYYAVQWNLLSSKMYEYTPNPIALKKSAVNTVIRKMIEINSRNAEQPQPRKVVISHNLDNVLQDVIDLICRHYILVWYESISEDQAFVKHVQVEMWKVIDKVSRRLSEIDLVRFLSQDVLDCLNQHFKNIRLAKKNKLDKSEEDFKQFLLHSWLKEEEKELSCLRNVSETLLLLLLSPPYATCAPLRHLLREIIACSVLKPTIDLLCDPDFINQKLLDYMAYREKLYADTKRTYMYSATYEGFIKKIKSSDSITDLKQMRYHIISEILQASAINALKKQQGLNTDKDVAPKGTNKGQLLKARNLERYKNQLNVAKQLCEKRIISLGGSIFEASPNSSVKEEELPGQKLFSFTVIMEMPQFRDYFMKFLKKEGAESYLGFWIAVEKLKGTSKDQRHQVASDLYQQYIVSSSSLVKVDKTILKGMEEFLRGDKGHEAFVSGQKIVQNYLEEHYYPSFIVSETYHQLSASVTDSLTSEEESATSEELFLESDTIGDMEDSLMAGQSYHAQQRLRAIDSKITNKMRALSAQKSSHKLESGSKLKKVQEDMERELATLKEDKLALEKHIARTQKWIDNIGHWSAHIYDASIITTEEDRKTPQFVILVSLSSEDEDSPHLISTSSEGWAISRTLEDFYTLHEKLSLISSLLQKKELPSSGILFKTLDKAFLTRATTMLDDYLSTVLKDDKLVHNESLYAFLSPTPEFVYQSTASEKKSKFSLPSFLKSLPSIRSEAQETEEEFMFSGDDGSEKDRSTDSIVKPLYRLVEEVFELHGLFRWFRKTLMNFVELTFGRSMDRQLKETVDQLVSEQMLIYYIQLFKDSMWPDGQPPSPAQPRSEQQKLDDRLQAKAKLLENMPDPLKTLLGEENGRRGMIKIFEVLQHKNLNKHLLYNLLEIFLLELLPELKKTKEQILRQNSASQEEPVVKPEKVDSAMSLVQATKHFFTRQK
- the LOC106050480 gene encoding sorting nexin-25-like isoform X2, giving the protein MNQVHYVALSVGVVLLSIIFYCGWMWNFLWIIFHIIIFSLGFYYAVQWNLLSSKMYEYTPNPIALKKSAVNTVIRKMIEINSRNAEQPQPRKVVISHNLDNVLQDVIDLICRHYILVWYESISEDQAFVKHVQVEMWKVIDKVSRRLSEIDLVRFLSQDVLDCLNQHFKNIRLAKKNKLDKSEEDFKQFLLHSWLKEEEKELSCLRNVSETLLLLLLSPPYATCAPLRHLLREIIACSVLKPTIDLLCDPDFINQKLLDYMAYREKLYADTKRTYMYSATYEGFIKKIKSSDSITDLKQMRYHIISEILQASAINALKKQQGLNTDKDVAPKGTNKGQLLKARNLERYKNQLNVAKQLCEKRIISLGGSIFEASPNSSVKEEELPGQKLFSFTVIMEMPQFRDYFMKFLKKEGAESYLGFWIAVEKLKGTSKDQRHQVASDLYQQYIVSSSSLVKVDKTILKGMEEFLRGDKGHEAFVSGQKIVQNYLEEHYYPSFIVSETYHQLSASVTDSLTSEEESATSEELFLESDTIGDMEDSLMAGQSYHAQQRLRAIDSKITNKMRALSAQKSSHKLESGSKLKKVQEDMERELATLKEDKLALEKHIARTQKWIDNIGHWSAHIYDASIITTEEDRKTPQFVILVSLSSEDEDSPHLISTSSEGWAISRTLEDFYTLHEKLSLISSLLQKKELPSSGILFKTLDKAFLTRATTMLDDYLSTVLKDDKLVHNESLYAFLSPTPEFVYQSTASEKKSKFSLPSFLKSLPSIRSEAQETEEEFMFSGDDGSEKDRSTDSIVKPLYRLVEEVFELHGLFRWFRKTLMNFVELTFGRSMDRQLKETVDQLVSEQMLIYYIQLFKDSMWPDGQPPSPAQPRSEQQKLDDRLQAKAKLLENMPDPLKTLLGEENGRRGMIKIFEVLQHKNLNKHLLYNLLEIFLLELLPELKKTKEQILRQNSASQEEPVVKPEKVDSAMSLVQATKHFFTRQK